In one Oncorhynchus masou masou isolate Uvic2021 chromosome 23, UVic_Omas_1.1, whole genome shotgun sequence genomic region, the following are encoded:
- the thumpd2 gene encoding LOW QUALITY PROTEIN: THUMP domain-containing protein 2 (The sequence of the model RefSeq protein was modified relative to this genomic sequence to represent the inferred CDS: inserted 1 base in 1 codon): MNDSNCQCAALKLYCTAGNGMEPFLIQEVKTKLAAKDVDHIHGKVFFTTSFEIKQVRELKCAERLFLLLKRLPAPTAKTPSGIQSRLMGDGSDWTRAVLSWRCLQRDLMMRSDCTLSLALPGRKRKMEEESGVEGSTCNGPNGTQKLGLGGERRELGLSKDHISSTEDSGSVNCIAGDKDEENRIEGSRDRKTSTVSFRVNCRCSGALSRLFSPQDLSRIIGTAASRQLGWRVDLRKPDLEVNVYMSDDHCVLGIPLLRLPLANRSYIKTTGLRSTIAWAMASLSDIKPGSCVIDPMCGVGTILLEAAHEYQDAFFLGLDIDESQLVKADQNVEFAKFGDRVQLLQASSKEIPLPSCSVDVVVCDVPFGKKFGTKTDMAASLPVIVREMERVLRVGGTLVLLLSPQLSCLLKKSMTPRPVTSHTQGEGTGVGLGGDVDPSHTPSLFPSLQPLSYHRVSLGAIDALIHKYVKILTATTTLSGPXLYTHTQPLHSGARVRLLGDGYTGFKRHSHTLQRQYHL; the protein is encoded by the exons TCACCACCTCTTTTGAAATAAAGCAAGTGAGGGAGCTGAAATGTGCAGAGAGGCTGTTTCTACTTCTAAAGCGACTCCCGGCCCCTACAG CTAAAACACCATCTGGTATCCAGTCAAGGCTCATGGGTGATGGAAGTGACTGGACCAGAGCTGTGTTGTCATGGAGATGCCTGCAGAGAGACCTGATGATGAGAAGCGACTGTACCTTGAGCCTGGCCCTAccggggaggaagaggaagatggaggaagagagtggtGTTGAGGGGTCAACTTGTAACGGGCCAAATGGAACACAGAAGCTGGGACTAGGGGGGGAGAGACGAGAATTGGGACTAAGCAAGGATCACATTTCATCAACAGAAGACTCTGGAAGTGTAAACTGTATTGCAGGAGACAAAGATGAAGAGAACCGTATAGAAGGCAGCCGTGACAGAAAGACATCCACAGTGTCTTTCAGAGTGAACTGTCGGTGCAGTGGGGCCCTGTCCAGACTTTTCTCTCCCCAG GATCTGAGTAGGATCATTGGAACAGCGGCGAGCAGACAGCTAGGCTGGAGAGTGGACCTGAGGAAACCAGATCTGGAG GTGAATGTGTATATGAGTGATGACCACTGTGTCCTCGGGATACCTCTCCTCAG GCTTCCTTTAGCCAACCGGAGTTATATAAAGACTACTGGGCTGAGATCCACTATAGCCTGGGCCATGGCTTCTCTGTCAGACATCAAG cctggcTCTTGTGTGATAGACCCGATGTGTGGAGTGGGAACTATTCTACTGGAAGCTGCACATGAATATCAG GATGCCTTTTTCCTGGGTCTGGACATTGATGAGTCTCAGTTAGTGAAAGCTGATCAGAATGTGGAGTTTGCAAAGTTTGGGGATAGGGTGCAGCTGCTGCAGGCATCATCCAAGG AGATTCCACTGCCTTCCTGTAGTGTGGATGTCGTTGTCTGTGACGTCCCTTTTGGGAAGAAGTTTGGCACCAAGACTGACATGGCTGCCTCACTTCCAGTGATtgtgagagagatggaaag AGTTCTCCGTGTGGGTGGGACCCTGGTTTTGCTGCTTAGTCCCCAGCTCTCCtgcctgctgaagaaaagcatgaCCCCCAGACCAGTAACCTCACACACccagggagaggggactggggtggGATTAGGAGGGGATGTGGACCCCTCCCATACCCCAAGCCTTTTCCCCTCACTGCAGCCCCTAAGCTACCACAGAGTGAGCCTGGGAGCTATAGACGCTCTTATTCACAAGTATGTCAAGATACTGACTGCTACTACCACACTCAGTGGAc cactgtatacacacactcaACCCCTGCATAGTGGAGCCCGAGTGAGACTTTTAGGAGATGGATACACTGGATTCAAGAGacattcacacacacttcaaagaCAATACCACCTGTGA